In Aedes albopictus strain Foshan chromosome 3, AalbF5, whole genome shotgun sequence, the following are encoded in one genomic region:
- the LOC109401782 gene encoding ubiquitin-like protein 7, producing MPFVYLGVYLPFRSYQKIKVDNFDLDSKTGQLREQASKAISDFSSDDFDLIYCGDLLHDDDVLKDKGVENGSMIHLIQRKSESPVPQEVHSFTEADVQETLGLWRTVDSSNFQKVRHPEFMKNALDANPAIRKDLWALSILKDPILLSSMQQPETIRRVAEKHYILIEASRSIVQLLNSKMISKSTTFSPTIESALDDALSDSSSSDDNTSPTTSTGTRSARRITADQLASALAIAGSSSYNSLSNISQRDADNRQDGTTDQTNQPSTSGSAPASNRITSSMFMNALSDVIQSHRRQSQSANANEPEPMDTSSPSTAGGGSAAPVDNDVGAQAQSQHSTLEASLSQYRAELDQMREMGLTDTETNLQALIVCNGNVEAAVNLVFSGMAN from the exons ATGCCGTTTGTCTATCTTGGTGTCTATCTACCGTTCAGATCGTATCAGAAAATTAAGGTGGACAATTTTGACCTGGACAGCAAAACGGGTCAACTACGCGAACAGGCCAGCAAGGCAATAAGCGATTTCAGTAGTGACGATTTCG ATTTGATTTATTGTGGTGATCTGCTTCACGATGACGATGTTCTTAAAGACAAAGGAGTGGAAAATGGTTCCATGATTCATCTCATTCAAAGAAAATCGGAGTCTCCCGTTCCGCAAGAAGTTCACAGTTTTACCGAAGCGGATGTGCAGGAAACATTGGGATTATGGCGAACAGTGGATTCATCCAACTTTCAGAAAGTTCGTCACCCAGAATTTATGAAGAATGCTCTCGATGCAAACCCAGCGATCCGCAAGGATTTGTGGGCCTTGTCCATTCTCAAGGATCCTATTCTTCTGTCGTCCATGCAACAACCTGAAACTATTCGTCGCGTAGCAGAAAAGCATTACATCTTGATCGAAGCATCGCGTTCGATTGTTCAATTGCTCAATTCGAAGATGATTTCAAAATCGACGACTTTTTCTCCAACTATTGAAAGCGCCTTGGACGATGCCCTGTCGGATTCCTCATCCAGTGACGATAACACTTCGCCGACTACATCAACTGGAACCCGTTCCGCTCGGCGGATCACTGCAGACCAGCTGGCTTCCGCGCTGGCCATTGCCGGGTCATCGTCGTACAATTCTCTTTCGAATATCTCCCAAAGGGATGCTGACAATCGCCAGGACGGCACCACCGATCAAACAAATCAACCGTCTACATCCGGCAGTGCCCCGGCTTCGAACCGAATCACATCGTCCATGTTCATGAATGCCCTGTCGGATGTGATCCAATCACACAGACGTCAATCCCAGAGCGCCAATGCAAACGAGCCGGAACCGATGGACACATCGTCGCCTTCCACTGCTGGTGGTGGTTCGGCAGCTCCCGTGGACAACGACGTCGGTGCGCAGGCACAATCGCAGCATTCGACGCTGGAGGCCAGCCTCAGTCAGTATCGTGCCGAACTGGACCAAATGAGAGAAATGGGACTGACCGACACGGAGACGAATCTGCAGGCGTTGATTGTGTGCAATGGTAATGTAGAAGCCGCTGTTAATCTAGTATTTAGCGGAATggcaaattaa